From one Patescibacteria group bacterium genomic stretch:
- the pilM gene encoding pilus assembly protein PilM produces MAFFNPLSDAFGLDIGDRSFKVVQISKKNSAKQPYRLRAWGSVSVPEGVMERGEIINMTQAVKYVRELLSKTHGRLKGRAVAACLPEAKSFIKIVEAEKGATQKQLQDVINRELEQNIPLSTSEIYYDWQILDEQRPTAKKQAEKTTEKNPLDKEPAKPLPPEPAAAADETTAAPPTEETPENAEAAPPEEQDAPAKTKLLLAAAPKNLIDSYTQLLEASGLAPIAFEVEALAISRAAVPTQEEFDEPIGILDIGATRSSLVIYDEGILQMSIGIPLSGNELTKIISDKLSITPAEAEVIKVECGLDAHRCEDRMWNILLPLIDDMSSKIRNALRFYKIGFPMGKKIEKLYLCGGGAHFREIDTVLSRKLTIKVRRGDALANFGNVLRSFPPDGALTYTTAIGLAMRAADEQEQFRRTFRI; encoded by the coding sequence ATGGCCTTCTTTAACCCGCTTTCCGACGCTTTCGGCCTCGATATCGGAGACCGCAGCTTCAAAGTGGTCCAGATCTCGAAAAAAAACAGCGCCAAACAACCTTACAGGCTCCGGGCCTGGGGCAGCGTCAGCGTGCCCGAAGGCGTGATGGAGCGCGGCGAGATCATAAACATGACGCAGGCCGTGAAATACGTCCGCGAGCTGCTGAGCAAGACCCATGGCCGGCTTAAAGGCCGGGCGGTCGCCGCCTGTCTGCCGGAAGCCAAATCTTTCATCAAGATCGTCGAAGCCGAGAAAGGCGCGACTCAGAAACAGCTGCAGGACGTCATCAATCGCGAACTCGAACAGAATATCCCGCTTTCCACGAGCGAGATCTATTACGACTGGCAGATCCTCGACGAACAACGGCCGACCGCCAAAAAACAAGCCGAAAAAACGACGGAAAAAAATCCGCTCGACAAAGAACCGGCCAAGCCGCTGCCGCCGGAACCAGCGGCCGCAGCCGACGAAACGACCGCCGCCCCGCCGACCGAAGAGACGCCTGAAAACGCGGAAGCGGCTCCACCCGAAGAACAGGATGCGCCCGCCAAAACCAAGCTCTTGCTCGCTGCGGCTCCGAAAAACCTGATCGACAGCTACACACAACTGCTCGAGGCTTCCGGACTGGCCCCGATCGCTTTCGAGGTCGAAGCGCTCGCGATCAGCCGCGCCGCCGTGCCGACCCAGGAAGAATTCGACGAACCGATCGGCATCCTGGACATCGGCGCCACCCGCTCCAGCCTCGTGATCTACGACGAAGGCATCCTGCAGATGTCGATCGGCATCCCCCTCTCCGGCAACGAGCTGACCAAGATCATCAGCGACAAACTCAGCATCACGCCGGCCGAAGCGGAGGTCATCAAAGTCGAGTGCGGCCTGGACGCCCACCGCTGCGAAGACCGGATGTGGAACATCCTCCTGCCGCTCATCGACGACATGAGTTCCAAGATCCGCAACGCCCTGCGATTCTACAAGATCGGTTTTCCCATGGGTAAAAAGATCGAAAAACTCTACCTGTGCGGCGGCGGCGCCCATTTCCGCGAGATCGACACCGTCCTCTCGCGCAAGCTGACCATCAAAGTGCGGCGCGGCGATGCGCTGGCTAATTTCGGAAACGTGCTGCGCTCTTTCCCTCCCGACGGCGCCCTGACTTATACGACCGCCATCGGACTGGCGATGCGCGCCGCCGATGAGCAGGAACAATTCCGCCGGACTTTCCGCATCTGA
- a CDS encoding PilN domain-containing protein — protein MFVTVNLISPDKKRDLRNALVMAYTQTMVTLLFVTAIIVTGTLISVRLMIKGNYEELQRQSASAASEESTNIMENIHQINVFLKRIESTEAAFIPWADILEQLSPLVPAGVRLETLTVNGNGDIAMSGLAETRDGALILLKNLKEAPFIKNVVSPLSNIMQKQDVRFDFQMKLVNASPVL, from the coding sequence ATGTTTGTCACCGTCAACCTCATCTCGCCGGACAAGAAGCGCGACCTGCGCAACGCGCTGGTCATGGCTTACACCCAAACCATGGTCACGCTGCTTTTCGTGACCGCGATCATCGTCACGGGCACGCTGATCTCCGTGCGTCTCATGATCAAGGGCAACTACGAAGAGCTCCAGCGCCAATCGGCCTCCGCGGCCTCGGAAGAATCGACGAATATCATGGAGAATATCCATCAGATCAACGTTTTTCTGAAACGAATCGAATCGACCGAAGCCGCTTTTATCCCCTGGGCCGACATCCTCGAACAACTCTCCCCGCTCGTCCCCGCGGGCGTGAGGCTCGAAACGCTGACCGTCAACGGAAATGGCGATATCGCCATGAGCGGTCTGGCCGAAACCCGTGACGGCGCGCTAATACTGCTCAAGAACCTCAAGGAAGCTCCCTTCATCAAAAATGTCGTGAGTCCGCTGTCGAACATCATGCAGAAACAAGACGTCCGTTTCGACTTCCAGATGAAACTCGTGAACGCGAGTCCTGTCTTATGA